The following coding sequences are from one Manis pentadactyla isolate mManPen7 chromosome 13, mManPen7.hap1, whole genome shotgun sequence window:
- the MINAR2 gene encoding major intrinsically disordered NOTCH2-binding receptor 1-like: MKRDMDLSVLPNNNHPDKFLQLDVKPLMWNSALLQASLARFPGGNHPAPQHWRNLVYSQREKKTMTPQRGRGSTVEGAIAAERAPPSLSAVLKNNPLYGDVSLEEVMEERKKNPSWTVEEYDKHSLHENLAGHLKENPNDLRFWLGDMYTPGFDTLLKKEEEQQKHSKYRRIGLIFLLVACLLVFIVTVSTFLT, encoded by the exons atgaagagagacatggaTCTCTCTGTTTTGCCAAATAACAACCATCCTGACAAATTCCTGCAGCTCGATGTGAAGCCTTTAATGTGGAACTCAGCCCTTCTTCAGGCCAGCCTGGCGAGGTTTCCTGGGGGGAATCACCCTGCCCCACAGCACTGGCGAAACCTGGTCTACTCACAG agagaaaagaagactATGACTCCTCAACGAGGAAGAGGATCCACTGTGGAGGGTGCGATTGCCGCCGAGAGAGCCCCACCATCCCTGTCTGCAGTTCTGAAGAATAACCCGCTCTATGGTGACGTCAGCTTGGAGGAAgtgatggaagaaagaaaaaagaatccttCATGGACCGTCGAGGAATATGACAAGCATTCCCTGCACGAAAACCTTGCTGGGCATCTGAAG GAAAATCCTAATGACCTACGGTTTTGGTTGGGAGACATGTACACGCCTGGTTTTGATACCTTACTgaaaaaggaagaggaacaaCAGAAGCATTCAAAATATCGCCGTATAGGTttgatttttctccttgttgCCTGCCTCTTGGTTTTCATAGTGACTGTCAGCACTTTTTTGACCTAA